The Dunckerocampus dactyliophorus isolate RoL2022-P2 chromosome 1, RoL_Ddac_1.1, whole genome shotgun sequence genome has a segment encoding these proteins:
- the LOC129190200 gene encoding sterol 26-hydroxylase, mitochondrial isoform X1, with protein sequence MNPWPRPLSALCRGLVPLSTRTIVQTTTVAAKLKTIDDLPGPTFFTTVFWLFVKGYADKSHLLQGLQKSLYGPIWRSRFGPFDLVNVASPELIAQVIRQEGRYPVRAVLPHWKEYRDLRGQAYGLHVDKGLEWYRMRSALNSKLLKLQEVSAYAPIIHQVVEDLLQRIEFLRIGSPDQATVSDVAAELYKFGFEGIASILFETRLGCLKEDIPKETVRFITAVNDMMTLSEIVVVLPRWTRYVLPFWKRFVQAWDDLYDTARTLIDKRLADLQAQMERGELTGGLYLTYLLSCGKLTQSEIYICVTELLLGGVDTTSNTLSWALYHLARNPHVQDRLYSEVNAVCANRRKPDADDLRRMPYLKAVIKETLRLYPVVPGNGRFTTENEVIVDNYRFPKKTQFHLCHYVVSHDQTQFSHAEVFMPERWLRTQVFQHHPYSFIPFGVGVRACVGRRVAEMEMYLALCKLMQHYEVHPGDSGAPIEAKTRTLLIPAKPISLRFLLRA encoded by the exons ATGAACCCCTGGCCTCGTCCTCTTTCTGCACTCTGCAGAGGCTTGGTCCCCCTCTCTACCAGAACAATCGTTCAGACAACGACTGTAGCGGCTAAACTGAAGACCATCGATGACTTGCCGGGCCCCACTTTCTTCACCACCGTCTTCTGGTTATTTGTCAAAGGGTATGCGGACAAAAGCCACCTGCTGCAG GGGCTACAGAAGAGTCTGTACGGGCCAATCTGGCGCTCCAGGTTTGGCCCATTCGACTTGGTCAATGTGGCAAGTCCGGAGCTCATTGCTCAGGTGATTCGTCAAGAAGGACGCTACCCTGTCCGAGCGGTGCTCCCACACTGGAAGGAATACCGGGACCTGCGGGGACAAGCATATGGGCTGCATGTAGA CAAAGGACTGGAGTGGTACCGGATGCGGAGTGCTCTGAATTCAAAGTTGCTGAAGCTGCAGGAAGTGTCGGCCTATGCGCCCATCATCCACCAAGTGGTTGAAGATCTCCTGCAACGCATCGAGTTCCTCCGCATTGGCAGTCCGGACCAAGCTACTGTTTCTGATGTGGCTGCTGAGCTCTACAAGTTTGGCTTTGAAG GTATCGCTTCCATCCTGTTCGAGACGAGGCTGGGCTGCCTCAAGGAAGACATTCCTAAGGAGACGGTGCGCTTCATCACTGCGGTCAATGACATGATGACGCTGTCTGAGATTGTAGTTGTCTTGCCACGTTGGACACGCTATGTACTGCCATTCTGGAAGCGCTTTGTTCAGGCTTGGGATGACCTCTATGACACAG CACGGACACTCATAGACAAAAGATTGGCTGACCTCCAAGCCCAGATGGAGCGAGGTGAGCTGACGGGTGGGTTATATCTGACTTACCTGTTGTCCTGCGGCAAGCTGACCCAATCAGAGATCTACATCTGTGTGACCGAGCTGCTGCTGGGCGGAGTAGACACG ACCTCCAACACGCTGTCCTGGGCCTTGTACCATTTGGCAAGGAACCCGCATGTTCAGGATCGATTGTACAGTGAGGTGAACGCCGTGTGTGCCAACAGACGGAAGCCGGACGCAGATGACCTGAGAAGGATGCCCTATCTGAAGGCTGTCATCAAGGAGACATTACG CTTATATCCCGTAGTTCCTGGCAATGGGCGCTTCACGACAGAGAACGAGGTGATAGTGGACAACTACCGGTTTCCAAAGAAG ACTCAGTTTCATCTGTGCCACTACGTTGTCAGCCACGACCAGACACAGTTCTCCCACGCTGAGGTCTTCATGCCGGAGCGGTGGCTTCGCACTCAGGTCTTCCAGCACCACCCGTACAGCTTCATCCCCTTTGGTGTGGGTGTGCGAGCCTGTGTGGGAAGGAGGGTGGCAGAAATGGAGATGTACTTGGCTTTGTGCAAG CTGATGCAGCACTACGAGGTACACCCGGGAGACAGCGGTGCCCCCATTGAGGCCAAAACACGAACCCTGCTCATCCCTGCAAAGCCCATCAGCCTCCGCTTCCTGCTCCGAGCCTGA
- the LOC129190200 gene encoding sterol 26-hydroxylase, mitochondrial isoform X2, whose translation MNPWPRPLSALCRGLVPLSTRTIVQTTTVAAKLKTIDDLPGPTFFTTVFWLFVKGYADKSHLLQGLQKSLYGPIWRSRFGPFDLVNVASPELIAQVIRQEGRYPVRAVLPHWKEYRDLRGQAYGLHVDKGLEWYRMRSALNSKLLKLQEVSAYAPIIHQVVEDLLQRIEFLRIGSPDQATVSDVAAELYKFGFEGIASILFETRLGCLKEDIPKETVRFITAVNDMMTLSEIVVVLPRWTRYVLPFWKRFVQAWDDLYDTARTLIDKRLADLQAQMERGELTGGLYLTYLLSCGKLTQSEIYICVTELLLGGVDTTSNTLSWALYHLARNPHVQDRLYSEVNAVCANRRKPDADDLRRMPYLKAVIKETLRLYPVVPGNGRFTTENEVIVDNYRFPKKPRPDTVLPR comes from the exons ATGAACCCCTGGCCTCGTCCTCTTTCTGCACTCTGCAGAGGCTTGGTCCCCCTCTCTACCAGAACAATCGTTCAGACAACGACTGTAGCGGCTAAACTGAAGACCATCGATGACTTGCCGGGCCCCACTTTCTTCACCACCGTCTTCTGGTTATTTGTCAAAGGGTATGCGGACAAAAGCCACCTGCTGCAG GGGCTACAGAAGAGTCTGTACGGGCCAATCTGGCGCTCCAGGTTTGGCCCATTCGACTTGGTCAATGTGGCAAGTCCGGAGCTCATTGCTCAGGTGATTCGTCAAGAAGGACGCTACCCTGTCCGAGCGGTGCTCCCACACTGGAAGGAATACCGGGACCTGCGGGGACAAGCATATGGGCTGCATGTAGA CAAAGGACTGGAGTGGTACCGGATGCGGAGTGCTCTGAATTCAAAGTTGCTGAAGCTGCAGGAAGTGTCGGCCTATGCGCCCATCATCCACCAAGTGGTTGAAGATCTCCTGCAACGCATCGAGTTCCTCCGCATTGGCAGTCCGGACCAAGCTACTGTTTCTGATGTGGCTGCTGAGCTCTACAAGTTTGGCTTTGAAG GTATCGCTTCCATCCTGTTCGAGACGAGGCTGGGCTGCCTCAAGGAAGACATTCCTAAGGAGACGGTGCGCTTCATCACTGCGGTCAATGACATGATGACGCTGTCTGAGATTGTAGTTGTCTTGCCACGTTGGACACGCTATGTACTGCCATTCTGGAAGCGCTTTGTTCAGGCTTGGGATGACCTCTATGACACAG CACGGACACTCATAGACAAAAGATTGGCTGACCTCCAAGCCCAGATGGAGCGAGGTGAGCTGACGGGTGGGTTATATCTGACTTACCTGTTGTCCTGCGGCAAGCTGACCCAATCAGAGATCTACATCTGTGTGACCGAGCTGCTGCTGGGCGGAGTAGACACG ACCTCCAACACGCTGTCCTGGGCCTTGTACCATTTGGCAAGGAACCCGCATGTTCAGGATCGATTGTACAGTGAGGTGAACGCCGTGTGTGCCAACAGACGGAAGCCGGACGCAGATGACCTGAGAAGGATGCCCTATCTGAAGGCTGTCATCAAGGAGACATTACG CTTATATCCCGTAGTTCCTGGCAATGGGCGCTTCACGACAGAGAACGAGGTGATAGTGGACAACTACCGGTTTCCAAAGAAG CCACGACCAGACACAGTTCTCCCACGCTGA
- the LOC129192650 gene encoding zinc finger BED domain-containing protein 4-like, giving the protein MRQHQKSEIRLRSRKVVVFFKTSTRAKEKLTEVQLQLDKPQHKLIQEVDTRWNSTFQMLQRLLEQREPVGAALASLTTDVLPLNCAEYEEVAECLEVLGPLSLATTELSVEKKVSASKVIPLVRMLQHKITEKSTSLLHPCAKQLSQSLLQFLVARCNVENIRVLAVATILDPRFKTLAFGNQTKAQEAVSRLIAECAGLMARRSVPTPTTSQSTMEEAPGPSTQQADPDSLWALLDCRLGATQSVHNVTADATVEVQRYMSEPNLSRAEDPLKSGTLGQPFIPILQSCQRLICICLPPLCHVRE; this is encoded by the exons ATGAGGCAACACCAGAAGTCTGAGATCCGTTTGAGATCCAGAAAGGTTGTGGTATTCTTTAAAACAAGCACAAGGGCCAAAGAGAAACTGACTGAAGTACAGTTACAACTTGACAAACCACAACATAAACTAATTCAAGAAGTTGACACAAGGTGGAATTCTACTTTTCAAATGTTGCAACGTTTACTTGAGCAGCGTGAGCCAGTCGGAGCAGCCCTGGCGTCATTAACCACAGATGTGCTACCACTGAACTGTGCCGAGTATGAGGAAGTGGCAGAATGTCTAGAAGTTCTGGGACCCCTATCTCTGGCTACTACAGAGCTTTcagtggagaagaaggtgtctGCGTCTAAAGTAATTCCATTAGTCAGAATGCTTCAGCATAAAATTACTGAGAAATCTACATCGTTACTCCACCCATGTGCAAAACAGCTTAGCCAGAGCCTGCTGCAGTTTTTAGTGGCAAGGTGCAATGTGGAAAACATCCGGGTCCTGGCAGTGGCCACTATTTTGGACCCAAGGTTCAAAACGCTAGCATTTGGTAACCAGACAAAAGCACAAGAGGCCGTGTCTCGCCTCATAGCTGAATGTGCAGGACTGATGGCACGGCGCTCAGTACCCACACCCACAACATCGCAG TCCACAATGGAGGAAGCCCCTGGACCCTCAACCCAACAGGCTGACCCTGATAGTCTGTGGGCCCTTCTGGACTGCAGACTTG GTGCAACACAGAGTGTCCATAATGTGACAGCTGACGCAACTGTGGAAGTACAGCGTTACATGTCAGAGCCCAACCTCTCCAGAGCAGAGGACCCTTTGAAATCTGGAACTCTAGGGCAGCCATTTATCCCCATCTTGCAGAGTTGTCAAAGACTTATTTGCATATGCCTGCCGCCGCTGTGCCATGTGAGAGAATAA